Proteins from a genomic interval of Chroococcidiopsis thermalis PCC 7203:
- a CDS encoding DUF3267 domain-containing protein, translated as MFSGDRPIHIFRLTPALALRWSSLSIILFVVTAAAISTFYQVIHGYKRSWIFDAAVYSEQAWQIMLFLVYFVAIPLGTFILHELIHGLAFIAFGGKPRSGVGIEYFLPYAYTTAPRRRFSRNAFLVISLTPLFIVNAAAILLLAVLPQAPWLGWIAILNTAGASGDIWIATLLLRCPRSVTVEDRKTGVAIYAPADVDTRSLPFRQRDKFKSTFRKWLDLTVLVLGLIVFVSFLLPILFDLLNVPSFMVGTDSLQFLNWENSAKGFGISFNPWLWIAIATVLSLVGVLFKSMGDR; from the coding sequence ATGTTTTCAGGCGATCGCCCAATTCATATTTTCCGCCTCACTCCAGCACTAGCCTTGCGTTGGAGTAGTTTGAGTATCATCTTGTTTGTCGTCACGGCAGCAGCTATCAGTACCTTTTACCAAGTTATTCACGGATACAAGCGATCGTGGATTTTTGATGCCGCAGTCTATTCTGAACAAGCATGGCAAATTATGTTGTTTTTAGTTTATTTTGTAGCAATTCCTCTCGGTACGTTTATTCTCCACGAACTTATACACGGTTTGGCTTTCATTGCCTTTGGCGGTAAACCGCGATCTGGAGTAGGAATCGAATATTTTCTTCCCTACGCTTACACGACTGCACCGAGAAGGCGTTTTTCCCGCAACGCTTTTTTAGTGATTTCGCTAACTCCTTTATTTATCGTTAACGCAGCGGCTATACTTCTACTAGCCGTTTTACCTCAAGCACCTTGGTTAGGCTGGATAGCCATTCTCAATACTGCTGGCGCGAGTGGCGATATTTGGATTGCAACGCTACTGCTGCGCTGTCCGCGATCGGTTACAGTGGAAGACCGTAAGACAGGAGTAGCAATTTATGCGCCTGCTGATGTCGATACACGTTCCTTGCCTTTTCGACAACGCGACAAGTTTAAATCTACATTCCGAAAATGGCTAGATTTGACCGTTTTAGTGCTTGGATTAATCGTTTTCGTAAGTTTTCTCTTGCCTATCTTATTCGATCTTTTGAACGTGCCTTCATTTATGGTTGGCACGGATTCGTTACAGTTTTTGAATTGGGAGAATAGTGCGAAAGGATTTGGGATCTCGTTTAACCCGTGGTTATGGATAGCGATCGCTACCGTACTGAGTTTAGTCGGAGTGTTGTTTAAATCAATGGGCGATCGCTAA
- a CDS encoding DUF2382 domain-containing protein, whose translation MVLYKLEDFDTNYQDAFDGNDIKGYEVYSDLDNEKVGTVKNILVEESGRFRYLVVDTGFWIFGKQVLLPVGRIRIDTGDRRVYAVGFTKEQAEALPEFSDDLKVDYDYEEQVRGVYRDRADTATPLETSAASMPYVARAAYDRNTYNYEQEPDLYNMGDRNQDTLKLYEERLVANKTRRKAGEVSIGKHVEAETQRVSVPVEKERVVVERTTPDNAGKPVSPGEATFREGEVAHVDLYEEKPDIRKEAVLREEVRIRKEVEQEMVSTQEQVRREELDIDSEGRPIVDKDR comes from the coding sequence ATGGTTCTTTACAAATTAGAAGATTTTGATACAAACTACCAAGATGCTTTTGATGGAAACGATATCAAAGGTTATGAAGTCTATTCCGATCTAGACAATGAAAAAGTTGGTACTGTCAAAAACATACTCGTTGAAGAATCAGGACGTTTCCGGTATCTGGTGGTTGACACTGGTTTTTGGATTTTTGGCAAGCAAGTCTTACTACCAGTAGGACGGATTCGGATTGACACTGGCGATCGCCGTGTCTATGCTGTCGGCTTTACCAAAGAACAAGCGGAAGCACTGCCTGAGTTCAGCGACGATTTGAAGGTTGATTACGACTATGAAGAACAAGTGCGGGGAGTGTATCGCGATCGCGCAGATACGGCAACACCTTTAGAGACATCTGCTGCATCCATGCCTTATGTAGCTAGGGCGGCTTACGATCGCAATACCTACAACTACGAGCAAGAACCAGACCTATACAATATGGGCGATCGCAACCAAGATACACTCAAACTGTATGAAGAACGGCTAGTTGCTAACAAAACCCGCAGAAAAGCTGGAGAAGTATCGATTGGCAAACACGTTGAAGCCGAAACGCAAAGAGTTTCAGTTCCCGTCGAAAAAGAGCGCGTAGTCGTCGAGCGAACCACTCCTGACAATGCTGGCAAGCCTGTTTCTCCTGGTGAAGCCACTTTCCGTGAAGGAGAAGTTGCCCATGTGGATCTCTATGAAGAGAAACCTGATATTCGCAAAGAAGCAGTCTTGCGCGAAGAAGTCAGAATCAGGAAAGAAGTAGAGCAGGAGATGGTTAGCACCCAAGAACAGGTGCGTAGAGAAGAGTTAGATATAGATAGCGAAGGTCGTCCAATTGTGGATAAAGATCGCTAA
- a CDS encoding hybrid sensor histidine kinase/response regulator → MLSSIRHLKGYGVAVVAVAIAFLLTQLVWGLIQPHLYPLFLAAVMVSSWYGGIGPGLLATVLAAVLCNHFFVPPLYSSLPGRDGIVGLIQFGLVAGFISFLNSRLRSTQHRAERNAREAEQNYEFLRQSQENLRRSEERYRILVEGVTEYAIFMLDPNGIFASWNVGSERMLGYSEAEIIGQPFARIFTSEAIQQGLPAQVLQMAIAEGFSRENRWHIRKDGTYIWTHCIITVLRNENGNLRGFAKIMQDITQRKLAEEEREELLVREQAARAEAEAANRAKDDFLAVVSHELRTPMTAIVGWAGMLRSGMLDDNRAALAVETIERNANLQMQLIEDLLDISRIVRGDISLNVARVDLARVITAAIEVVQPAANEKAIVLEFVRESAKRAEGAEEAEEAEGETSHSPLTTHHSPLIWGDSERLQQVVWNLLSNAIKFTPEGGRVEVRLEKVKSQKLNVKNIAQDQLPTTNYQLPITNFAQIQVIDTGVGIDRDFLPYVFDRFRQADSTSARSNKGLGLGLAIARHLVELHNGTIRVDSSGRGQGTTFTIELPVSERVSRAGETGEENPSAPSLQPPAPSLRGLRVLVVDDEADARQWIIVVLEESGAEVIAVASVGKALEVIEQHRPDVLISDIGMPGEDGYTLIRKIRELEPQMGGTIPAVALTGYARQEDYTKALAEGFQLHVAKPIRAAELVAVVTSLAKMAGKL, encoded by the coding sequence ATGCTCAGTTCGATCCGTCACCTTAAGGGCTACGGTGTTGCTGTTGTTGCCGTCGCCATTGCTTTTCTCTTAACACAACTAGTATGGGGGTTGATCCAACCTCACCTTTATCCGCTATTCCTAGCTGCGGTAATGGTAAGTTCTTGGTATGGTGGTATTGGACCAGGATTGCTGGCGACTGTTTTAGCTGCCGTACTATGCAACCACTTCTTTGTCCCCCCACTTTATTCGTCGTTACCTGGTCGAGATGGAATTGTTGGGCTGATTCAATTTGGACTAGTAGCAGGATTCATTAGCTTTCTCAACTCCAGGCTGCGCTCGACTCAGCACCGAGCCGAACGTAATGCGCGAGAAGCAGAACAAAATTATGAGTTTTTACGCCAAAGTCAAGAAAATCTCCGCCGCAGTGAAGAACGCTACCGCATATTAGTAGAAGGAGTCACCGAATATGCCATTTTCATGCTAGACCCAAACGGAATCTTTGCAAGTTGGAATGTCGGTTCGGAGCGGATGCTAGGCTACTCTGAGGCAGAAATTATCGGTCAACCTTTTGCACGGATTTTTACATCAGAAGCAATACAGCAAGGCTTACCCGCACAAGTGCTGCAAATGGCGATCGCTGAAGGCTTTTCGAGAGAGAATCGCTGGCACATTCGCAAGGATGGGACGTACATTTGGACTCATTGCATCATCACCGTCTTGCGAAATGAAAATGGAAATCTGCGGGGTTTTGCCAAAATCATGCAAGATATTACTCAGCGCAAGCTAGCTGAAGAAGAACGAGAGGAATTGCTAGTACGCGAACAAGCTGCCCGCGCTGAGGCAGAAGCAGCCAATCGCGCCAAGGATGATTTTTTAGCTGTGGTTTCCCACGAGTTACGTACCCCGATGACAGCGATCGTGGGTTGGGCTGGGATGTTGCGGTCGGGTATGCTAGATGATAATCGAGCGGCTCTAGCAGTGGAAACAATCGAGCGCAATGCTAACTTGCAAATGCAACTGATTGAAGACCTGCTCGATATTTCCCGCATTGTCAGAGGAGATATTTCACTCAATGTTGCTAGAGTCGATCTCGCTAGAGTCATCACCGCAGCAATTGAAGTCGTACAGCCAGCCGCAAATGAGAAAGCGATCGTTCTGGAGTTTGTGCGGGAGTCGGCGAAGAGAGCTGAGGGAGCTGAGGAGGCTGAGGAAGCTGAGGGAGAGACTAGTCACTCACCACTCACCACTCACCACTCACCACTTATCTGGGGTGACTCAGAACGCTTGCAACAAGTGGTGTGGAATCTACTTTCCAATGCAATTAAATTTACTCCTGAAGGCGGAAGAGTTGAGGTGCGGCTAGAAAAAGTCAAAAGTCAAAAGTTAAATGTCAAAAATATTGCCCAAGACCAACTACCAACTACCAACTACCAATTACCAATTACCAACTTTGCTCAAATCCAAGTCATCGACACAGGTGTAGGGATCGATCGCGACTTTCTACCATATGTTTTCGATCGCTTTCGTCAGGCAGATAGTACTAGTGCGAGATCGAATAAAGGCTTGGGCTTGGGTTTGGCGATCGCCCGCCACCTAGTAGAACTCCACAATGGCACAATTCGAGTCGATAGTTCAGGCAGAGGACAAGGGACTACATTTACAATCGAACTCCCCGTTTCAGAAAGAGTATCTAGAGCAGGGGAAACAGGAGAAGAAAATCCTTCAGCCCCTAGCCTCCAACCCCCAGCCCCTTCCCTACGTGGCTTGCGAGTATTGGTTGTGGATGATGAAGCTGATGCGCGACAGTGGATTATAGTCGTACTGGAAGAGTCAGGCGCAGAAGTCATTGCTGTTGCTTCAGTGGGCAAGGCACTAGAGGTAATAGAACAACACAGACCAGACGTACTCATCAGCGATATTGGAATGCCAGGGGAAGATGGCTACACACTGATCCGGAAAATTAGAGAATTGGAACCCCAAATGGGCGGAACTATTCCCGCCGTAGCTTTGACGGGATATGCCAGGCAAGAAGATTACACCAAGGCTCTAGCAGAAGGTTTTCAGCTCCACGTCGCTAAACCAATTAGGGCGGCTGAGTTAGTGGCTGTGGTTACGAGCTTGGCTAAAATGGCTGGAAAACTCTGA
- a CDS encoding response regulator, producing the protein MTSKRILVIDDEDDILKLVQTCLEIMGGWQVITAHSGREGLNLAQDNQPDAILLDVMMPDEDGLSTLKKLQSNTITSNIPVILLTARGRFVEQKFTQLGVRGVLNKPFNPLKLAEQVEAALT; encoded by the coding sequence GTGACAAGCAAACGAATTTTAGTTATTGATGACGAAGACGATATTCTAAAATTAGTTCAAACCTGCTTAGAAATTATGGGGGGATGGCAGGTAATAACCGCTCATTCAGGTCGGGAAGGCTTAAACTTAGCTCAAGATAACCAACCAGATGCAATTCTCTTGGATGTCATGATGCCAGATGAAGATGGCTTATCTACTTTAAAAAAACTGCAATCTAATACAATAACTAGCAACATTCCTGTTATTTTACTAACGGCTAGAGGGCGCTTTGTCGAGCAGAAATTTACTCAATTAGGTGTTAGAGGTGTACTCAACAAACCGTTTAATCCTCTAAAGCTTGCCGAACAAGTGGAGGCGGCTTTGACTTAA
- a CDS encoding S-layer homology domain-containing protein, protein MKSLFRRSSALSAALLAFGVSVGVVSPIAISQSAFAQDSATPASPSPTQSATTNFSDVGADYWAQPFIQALAARNIITGFPNGTFRPEQPVQRAEFAAMIQKAFNQNRVRQLAEPGFKDVPPDYWAAAAIEEAYETGFMGGVPGGAFQPAEDITKLQAIIALTDGLNLKADRSLQNVISTSYLDAEAVPAYATGEVAAATQSNLVVNYPNIRQLNPQQPLTRAEAAAHLYQALVRLGQVQPLASNVAATQ, encoded by the coding sequence ATGAAGAGTTTATTTCGTCGCTCGTCTGCTTTAAGTGCCGCCTTGCTAGCTTTCGGAGTGTCAGTTGGTGTCGTTAGTCCAATCGCAATTTCTCAATCTGCCTTCGCACAAGATTCTGCAACTCCTGCTTCTCCATCCCCCACTCAAAGCGCAACGACTAACTTTTCTGATGTTGGGGCTGACTACTGGGCGCAACCATTTATTCAAGCCCTAGCAGCTAGAAACATCATTACTGGTTTTCCCAACGGCACTTTCAGACCAGAACAACCCGTGCAGCGGGCTGAATTTGCTGCCATGATTCAAAAAGCTTTTAATCAAAATCGCGTGCGGCAGTTAGCTGAACCTGGATTTAAAGATGTCCCACCTGACTACTGGGCGGCGGCGGCGATTGAGGAAGCATACGAAACAGGGTTTATGGGAGGCGTACCTGGAGGAGCTTTTCAGCCAGCAGAAGACATTACTAAGTTACAGGCGATAATTGCTTTAACAGATGGCTTGAATTTGAAAGCCGACCGTTCTCTCCAAAATGTTATCAGTACTTCTTATTTAGATGCTGAAGCAGTTCCAGCTTATGCCACAGGTGAAGTCGCCGCCGCAACCCAATCTAACCTGGTTGTCAACTATCCCAATATTAGACAACTCAATCCCCAACAACCTCTGACACGAGCAGAAGCCGCAGCTCACTTGTATCAAGCTTTGGTACGGCTTGGACAGGTGCAACCTCTAGCTAGTAATGTGGCAGCAACTCAATAG
- a CDS encoding HhoA/HhoB/HtrA family serine endopeptidase — MELKKRRGETSKQIFKQPILYLGILIIGSSAGCESLGNREVQVQPSPTQPTANLQNNPNFVAEVVKDVGPAVVRIDATRTVEVPTAVYSNPLIERFFGENFFPPQEKVQRGIGSGFIISQDGRILTNAHVVEGADKVSVVLRDGRRFAGKVVGADPVTDVAVVDIEGTNLPTVELANSDNITVGQWAIAIGNPLGLDNTVTQGIISATGRSGSDIGVNDKRLDFLQTDTAINPGNSGGPLLNAQGEVVGVNTAIIGGAQGLGFAIPINTAQRIAEQLITTGRVEHPYIGVRLIELTPEIQQEINQSNLGFKVERDRGVLIVQVAPNSPAARAGLRPGDIITQINSTEVQTADSVQDAVEATNLGKSLQITVNRNGSTQQLTLKPEQLPSPSR; from the coding sequence ATGGAATTGAAAAAACGGCGTGGGGAGACAAGTAAACAAATTTTCAAACAACCAATTTTATATTTAGGCATACTTATAATTGGTAGTTCTGCGGGATGCGAATCTTTAGGAAATAGAGAAGTCCAAGTCCAACCTTCACCTACCCAACCGACAGCTAATTTACAAAACAATCCTAACTTTGTTGCTGAAGTTGTCAAAGATGTAGGACCCGCAGTTGTACGAATCGATGCTACCCGTACAGTAGAAGTACCCACAGCAGTATATAGCAATCCTTTGATTGAGCGATTTTTTGGGGAAAACTTCTTTCCGCCTCAAGAGAAAGTTCAACGCGGTATCGGTTCGGGATTTATTATTAGCCAAGATGGTCGCATTCTAACTAATGCCCATGTGGTAGAAGGTGCAGATAAAGTATCAGTCGTGCTAAGAGATGGTCGCCGCTTTGCTGGAAAAGTTGTGGGTGCAGACCCAGTTACAGACGTAGCAGTTGTTGATATTGAGGGGACAAATTTACCTACAGTTGAGCTGGCTAATTCCGATAATATTACTGTTGGACAATGGGCGATCGCCATTGGTAATCCTTTAGGTCTAGATAACACCGTAACTCAAGGAATTATCAGCGCCACAGGACGCAGTGGTTCAGATATTGGTGTCAACGACAAACGACTTGACTTTTTGCAAACTGATACGGCAATTAATCCTGGTAATTCTGGCGGACCTTTGCTCAATGCTCAAGGCGAAGTTGTAGGCGTGAATACTGCTATTATTGGCGGAGCGCAAGGTTTAGGTTTTGCCATTCCGATTAATACGGCACAAAGAATTGCCGAGCAGTTAATTACAACTGGTCGAGTCGAACATCCATATATTGGCGTGCGACTGATTGAGTTAACGCCGGAAATTCAACAGGAAATTAACCAAAGTAATCTTGGTTTTAAAGTCGAGCGCGATCGGGGAGTTTTAATTGTACAAGTTGCTCCCAACTCTCCCGCAGCTCGTGCTGGTTTGCGTCCTGGTGACATTATTACTCAAATTAACTCAACTGAAGTTCAAACTGCTGACTCTGTACAAGATGCTGTAGAAGCAACAAATTTAGGCAAATCGCTACAGATTACAGTCAACCGTAATGGCTCGACTCAACAGCTAACTTTGAAACCAGAACAGTTACCATCTCCCTCCAGATAG
- a CDS encoding AI-2E family transporter: MRLGQWLGLFALAISLYILWQIRQVVLLLFAAVILATVLNRVVRRIQRYRIQRGIAIAITITVLLALIIGFFAFIVPRIVDQLQQLLGVLPQTSERIAAWLNWLQSTIPGAIFEQLRVLENIPQQLQAWITQLLGNFFVILNNSLTVVLSFLLFLVLTVMLLVNPSQYRRVFILAFPNFYRRRIDEILSESEASLVGWIKGTLIAMVVIGLVSFIGLTILGVPLPLVNAALAGLLEFIPNVGPTLSVVPPALLALLDAPWKAGAVILLYIAIQQFESLVLVPLIMKHEVNLMPVFTILSVVVFASLFGFLGLFLAIPLLIVVQIWLKEVLVKDVMNKWGK, translated from the coding sequence GTGCGCTTAGGTCAATGGCTCGGCTTATTTGCCCTGGCGATCTCTCTTTATATTCTTTGGCAAATTCGACAAGTTGTTTTACTGTTGTTTGCAGCTGTAATCTTAGCAACAGTTTTAAATCGCGTTGTACGACGAATCCAGCGATACCGCATTCAGCGTGGGATTGCGATCGCGATTACTATTACAGTCTTATTAGCACTAATTATTGGCTTTTTTGCGTTCATCGTGCCGCGTATTGTCGATCAGTTACAACAATTACTGGGTGTACTGCCCCAAACATCAGAAAGAATAGCGGCTTGGTTGAATTGGCTGCAATCGACGATTCCAGGAGCAATTTTTGAACAGCTCCGTGTATTAGAAAATATTCCCCAACAGCTTCAAGCATGGATAACGCAGCTATTAGGTAACTTCTTTGTCATTCTAAATAACTCGCTTACCGTTGTTTTGAGCTTTTTATTGTTTCTGGTACTGACCGTCATGCTATTGGTGAACCCTTCCCAATATCGAAGAGTTTTCATTCTAGCTTTTCCTAACTTTTATCGACGACGAATTGACGAAATTTTGTCTGAATCTGAAGCATCCTTAGTTGGGTGGATTAAAGGAACTCTCATAGCAATGGTCGTCATTGGTTTAGTATCTTTTATCGGGCTGACAATTTTGGGAGTACCCCTGCCTTTAGTCAATGCTGCTTTAGCCGGATTATTAGAGTTTATCCCCAATGTGGGACCAACTTTGAGCGTTGTTCCACCAGCTCTGCTCGCCCTGCTTGATGCTCCTTGGAAGGCAGGGGCAGTTATATTACTTTATATTGCAATTCAGCAGTTTGAAAGCTTAGTTTTAGTTCCCTTAATTATGAAACACGAGGTGAATCTAATGCCTGTGTTTACCATATTATCAGTAGTGGTTTTTGCCAGTTTATTCGGATTTTTAGGGTTATTTCTTGCTATTCCGCTATTGATTGTAGTTCAAATTTGGCTCAAAGAAGTTTTGGTCAAAGATGTGATGAATAAATGGGGAAAATAA
- a CDS encoding DUF3611 family protein, translated as MSELLQTSLPTPTKQRFAATFRVVSRFSFWIQLALASTSGIALTFAVFSRSLSVATENAAIGLSIFLAVVGVLLAVFRIFWAFRGRVLARRLQSPERELHPRKEEVIQVLKIGLIASFIGMLLAFIASEVSAISILSQALAVPQGVAVYQQGNVIRSLDILVILANVNLIGTHLVGSLSSLGLLEWID; from the coding sequence ATGTCTGAACTGCTCCAAACTTCGCTGCCAACCCCAACGAAACAAAGATTTGCAGCAACTTTCCGCGTTGTTAGCCGCTTTAGCTTCTGGATACAGTTGGCTTTAGCTAGTACTTCCGGTATTGCTTTAACATTTGCAGTCTTTAGTCGCAGCCTCAGCGTAGCAACAGAGAATGCAGCTATTGGTTTAAGTATCTTTCTAGCCGTCGTTGGCGTATTACTCGCAGTCTTTAGAATATTTTGGGCATTTCGAGGTCGTGTTTTAGCTAGACGCTTGCAGTCACCAGAGCGCGAATTGCATCCGAGAAAAGAAGAGGTAATTCAAGTTTTGAAAATTGGCTTGATTGCGAGCTTCATTGGCATGTTGTTAGCATTTATCGCATCGGAAGTCAGCGCCATCTCAATACTCTCACAAGCTTTAGCTGTACCCCAAGGTGTAGCTGTGTACCAGCAGGGAAATGTCATTCGTTCGCTCGATATTCTTGTCATCTTAGCGAATGTCAATCTCATCGGGACTCACTTAGTTGGTAGTCTTTCATCTTTAGGACTACTCGAATGGATAGACTAA
- a CDS encoding fasciclin domain-containing protein: MSQTTPNTQTPQTSGTTAANNLVAVATSNQSFSTLTSLLKATGLAESLQKRGPYTVFAPTNEAFAALPQGILKKLQQPENSEVLMQILMYHLVPGQQTAKQLSAGELETLADRPVNIQIDPNGNQISVNDARVIQSNIQASNGIIHAVNEVLLPPNLDLSQLQ; this comes from the coding sequence GTGAGTCAAACCACCCCAAATACTCAAACTCCTCAAACTTCTGGTACGACAGCTGCAAATAACTTGGTTGCAGTAGCAACATCAAACCAATCTTTTTCCACATTGACTTCTTTACTTAAAGCTACAGGACTAGCAGAAAGTCTACAAAAACGAGGACCGTATACAGTTTTTGCTCCTACTAACGAGGCATTTGCAGCTCTCCCTCAAGGAATTTTGAAAAAGTTGCAACAGCCAGAAAATAGTGAAGTCCTGATGCAAATTTTGATGTATCACTTGGTTCCAGGGCAACAAACTGCTAAACAACTCTCGGCAGGAGAATTGGAAACGCTTGCCGATAGACCTGTAAATATTCAAATCGATCCAAATGGAAATCAAATTTCAGTCAATGATGCCAGAGTAATTCAATCAAATATCCAAGCCAGCAATGGAATTATTCATGCAGTAAATGAAGTTCTCTTACCACCAAATTTGGATCTGAGTCAGTTGCAGTAA
- a CDS encoding response regulator, with the protein MFDAAKKVFIGVRESTFITNNLSRGRRSPMKILVVEDDNSIAQAVAATLSQQQRCLVDIAADGQEGWELATAFSYDLILLDVMLPKLDGMSLCRQLRQKGDRIPILMLTAKDTSSDKVVGLDAGADDYVVKPFDFPELIARVRALLRRGSTALPPVLEWGDLRLDPSSCEATYGQQILHLTPREYALLELFLRSPRRTFSRSAIVDRLWNLEDPPQENTIKSYIKSLRHKLKTAGAPSDLIETVYGLGYRLKPLESETSHPESTASDLDEMQQEILSVVVKFREVFTAGIGDRLAVLEQAVEALCRGTLDNGIQKQAVREAHKLAGALGSFGFAQASQLAQEIESLLEDKNGDLFTYCLRLCQLLEELKEQIKQAPDKANLDRLFLN; encoded by the coding sequence ATGTTTGATGCAGCTAAAAAAGTCTTTATTGGAGTTAGAGAGTCTACTTTTATCACGAACAATTTATCTAGAGGTAGGCGATCGCCAATGAAAATTCTGGTGGTTGAGGACGATAATTCCATAGCTCAAGCTGTTGCAGCAACGCTATCACAACAGCAGCGTTGTCTTGTCGATATTGCTGCTGACGGTCAAGAGGGTTGGGAACTAGCAACAGCATTCAGTTACGATTTAATTTTGCTTGATGTGATGTTGCCCAAATTAGATGGTATGAGTTTATGTCGGCAACTGAGGCAAAAAGGCGATCGCATACCGATTTTAATGCTGACAGCAAAAGATACCAGCTCTGATAAAGTTGTGGGATTAGATGCTGGTGCGGATGATTACGTCGTCAAACCGTTTGATTTTCCCGAATTAATTGCTCGCGTTCGCGCTTTATTGCGTCGAGGTAGTACCGCTTTACCACCAGTATTAGAATGGGGCGATCTGCGGCTCGATCCAAGTAGTTGCGAGGCGACATACGGGCAGCAAATTTTACATTTAACCCCTAGAGAATACGCGCTGTTAGAGTTGTTTCTCCGCAGCCCTCGGCGCACGTTTAGCCGCAGCGCGATCGTCGATCGCCTGTGGAATTTAGAAGACCCACCGCAAGAAAATACAATCAAGTCTTACATCAAAAGCTTGCGCCACAAACTTAAAACCGCAGGTGCGCCCAGCGATTTGATTGAAACAGTTTACGGTCTGGGATATCGCCTCAAACCTCTAGAGTCGGAAACATCTCATCCAGAATCAACTGCGTCGGATTTGGATGAGATGCAACAAGAAATTCTATCGGTAGTCGTTAAGTTTAGGGAAGTTTTTACAGCAGGAATTGGCGATCGCCTTGCAGTGTTAGAACAAGCGGTGGAAGCTTTATGTCGCGGTACGCTCGACAATGGAATACAAAAACAGGCTGTGCGAGAAGCTCACAAACTTGCAGGTGCTTTAGGTAGTTTTGGTTTTGCTCAAGCTTCGCAATTAGCTCAAGAGATCGAGTCTTTATTAGAAGATAAAAACGGCGATCTCTTTACTTATTGTCTGCGTCTGTGTCAACTCTTAGAAGAGTTAAAGGAGCAAATAAAGCAAGCTCCCGATAAAGCAAACTTGGATCGATTATTTCTTAACTAA
- a CDS encoding general stress protein, giving the protein MATQQYKRAVGVFRSRREAENALNALRDSGFSTDRISVLAKDANRNEEIAGIDVQDRNQMKDRGDNEAPEGAGIGAVAGTALGGVGGLLVGLEALIIPGVGPFLAAGTVATTLAGAGIGAAAGAIVGALTGLGIPEEDAKAYDKRVSQGDYLVMIEGTPSEIDRAGSLLRDRGVEEWNVYNMSDGDRANVSTSAAPMNRQTATYREETVSDRSSIDIDRDAQPEVEIVDKREEIR; this is encoded by the coding sequence ATGGCAACTCAACAATACAAACGTGCAGTTGGGGTATTTCGCAGCCGTAGAGAAGCTGAAAACGCACTGAACGCATTAAGAGATTCAGGTTTTTCGACAGATCGAATATCCGTGTTGGCTAAAGATGCAAACCGCAACGAAGAGATTGCAGGTATTGACGTACAAGACCGCAACCAAATGAAAGATCGCGGTGATAATGAAGCTCCAGAAGGTGCTGGTATTGGTGCTGTAGCTGGTACTGCTCTAGGTGGCGTTGGTGGTTTATTAGTAGGTTTGGAAGCTTTAATCATTCCAGGCGTAGGTCCATTTCTGGCAGCTGGTACTGTAGCGACTACCTTAGCTGGTGCTGGCATTGGTGCAGCAGCAGGTGCGATTGTTGGTGCGCTGACCGGATTGGGAATTCCCGAAGAGGACGCTAAAGCTTACGACAAGCGAGTGTCTCAAGGTGATTACTTAGTGATGATCGAAGGTACGCCCTCAGAGATCGATCGCGCTGGTTCGCTGTTAAGAGATCGCGGTGTCGAAGAGTGGAACGTATACAATATGTCTGACGGCGATCGCGCTAATGTTAGTACATCTGCTGCACCGATGAATCGGCAAACAGCAACGTATAGAGAAGAGACTGTGAGCGATCGCTCCTCCATAGACATAGATAGAGATGCTCAGCCCGAAGTCGAGATTGTGGATAAGCGAGAAGAAATTCGCTAG
- a CDS encoding PRC-barrel domain-containing protein, with protein sequence MRDCAVIGFTVYANEDEKVGTVKDILVDEDTGKFRYLIVDLGFWIFGKEVLLPIERARVSAIESRVDVEGLTKEQAENLPQFNDDLKLDRDYEVRVSNAYRPAHNKTSIQPAPIAPIDPMVLNTTATLNEPS encoded by the coding sequence ATGAGAGATTGTGCTGTTATTGGATTTACTGTATATGCAAATGAAGACGAAAAAGTTGGCACGGTCAAAGATATTTTAGTTGATGAAGACACGGGAAAATTTCGGTATCTGATTGTCGATCTTGGCTTTTGGATTTTTGGCAAAGAAGTTTTACTCCCAATAGAAAGAGCGCGAGTTAGTGCGATAGAAAGCAGAGTAGATGTTGAAGGATTAACAAAAGAGCAAGCCGAGAATTTACCCCAATTCAACGACGATTTGAAGCTCGATCGCGACTATGAGGTTCGCGTCAGCAATGCTTATCGCCCTGCACATAACAAAACTTCAATTCAACCCGCACCGATCGCACCAATCGATCCAATGGTACTCAATACTACAGCAACTTTAAATGAGCCATCATGA